GTCCTTGGAGTTAATCAAAAAAATTCAGCAGCAATTAGTCTCTATCTGAAAACTGGATTTGTGGACAATAATGAAATATTTAACGGTCCTAAAGGACCACAACATATCTTGCACCTGAGTATTTAATTATGATAAAGGACGCTTTCCTTGTTCAAGTTAGGCGTCCTTTCATTTAAAATTGTTCTACTTTGAACTGCTCATTTCTTACAGAAATGCCCCCTTTTCAATATTTTACCATAAGAAGGTTAATTATTTATTTTTTCCCATTCAAAAACCGGAAGATTAAAAAATCTTCCGGTTTTGCCTTCTTTTCTTAAAAACTTGAAACTGAGATACCTCCAATGATATAAAGGGCCACAATTTACTATAATAAAAAATAAATAGGAGAAGGATAAGACCAATTATCCCTCCTATAATTTATACAAACACTTTATATGAACATTGACTATTTCATTCATGTAATAGTCAGTTTGAGTTATTGATTTAGTTCATAATCCTCCTGAATGATATTAATGATATTATATGATTCTTCTGCGATTACTTTGTTAGATCTTCTGTTCCAATTGTAAGTAATTAGAGCTTTCCATAATGCCCATCCTCGTGCCCTGTTCCATGTTTCTTCGTCCGTATTTAATGTACGTTTAAATTCCTTTCTGCTTTCGTCATCGAAAAAGGTCCATGCCATGACATAATCACAAGAAGGATCACCTACTCCTAAAATCCCAAAATCTATAACAGCAGAGAGCTTACCATTTCTAGTGAGAATATTACCTGTAGCCATATCACCATGAACCCAAACAGGGTGACCGAAAAATTTAGAGCTCAAAGCAAGATTCCAGATTTCATCTAGTAATGAGGTGTTTAATGTATCTGTGTTCGCGTCAAGAGCATCTCTAGTCTCTTGATCGTATATTGCAAGATCGCCACCTCTATAAAAATTGTGTTTCCCTGCTAAAGGACCTCCATTAGCATTTACAGATTGAAACTCATTTAAAAATGCTCCCAAGTCTCTTGCAAATTGGTTAAAATCACGAATATTTTTAGGAGTTAACGTTTCCCCCTCTAACCACTTGAAGATTGACCACGGAAACGGGTATTCCTGATTAGGATCCCCTTTTGCTATCGGTGTCGAAATTGGTAAAGATAATTCTCTAGCTAATATTGGTAACCACTTTTGTTCTTTCTCAACTTGAGGAACATAATTTTTAGAACTCGGTAACCTTACACTCATATAATCACCTAAGTGGAAAGTTCTATTATCATTTCCACCATTTCTCACAGGTGTAATATCTAATTCTGACCATTTAGGGAATTGTTCGTTTATTAACCTTCTAACTAAATCAACATTAATTTCCATTTAATACTCCTTTACCAGTTAAGTTTTCATCACCTTGTTTTCTTTTACTTCAGCCTCCCATTTAGTTATATATAAGTTCATTAGAATTACCTCCCTGATATAAATTACCATCATTGTAGCAATAACATAGCTAAGGTTTAAGATTCTAAACCCAAAGATATCTCGAAGGAGTCTTCCAGAAAAATGCCCAATCCTTATGTATTGGGAGCAGCTGTTTTATGTAATAAGTGCCCCCTTTTCTTGAAGACTCAATATTTAGATAACACTTGCTGATTCTTATATATAGAATACCTGAGATAATTATTTGTATTATCTTCTTTTGGACTCTCTAATTTGAGGCCAATTTTCTTTGCAACTTTTTTAGATCCTTGATTTAAGTAATGTATATCAGCTACTATCTTTTCCAGTTCAACGTTATTAAGAGCATGTTGTAATATTACTCTTGCAGCTTCCGTAGCATAACCTTTACCCCAATATTTTTGTTTTAGTCTCCAGCCAATTTCAATATCAGGGCCGATATTATCAATGGGAATTAATAAGATCCAACCAATAAATTTTTTATCATTATCTTTTGATTCAACTGTCCAGTACCCTAATCCCTTAGGATAGATTGTTTCAATTCTTTTTCTAATAAAATCCTTATGCTTTATCTGATTAGAACTTGGTCCATTTATTAGCTCTACTATCTCAGGTATATACTTAACTACCTCCAGATCACGATCCATTTCTACACAGTTTTCCATGTCTTCCAAGGTCCGTTCACGTAAAATTAATCTATCTGTTTCGAAAGTCTGTAACATTATGATTTCTCCTATAAAATATTGCTTTTATTTAGCTCTCAATTATTTATAATTAAACAACAAGAGACGTAATTCTTTGATTGCTGAAGACCACTTAATAATAGTTTATTATTTTGAGTGATTAATTTATTTCTTTGTTAGTTTAAAATAATCCATTGTAGAAGTCTCTTTGAAACCACAAGATTGGTAAAGGTTTAAAGCATTCATGTTCTTTACTGCAACTTGTAGCATAATTTGTTGAACTTGTTTTTCTTTTAATTTCTCTATAGCTTTCATCAGTATATCTCTGCCAAAACCTTTTCCTCGATATTCTGGAAGTACGCCTAATCCATAAATTCCACCTACACCACTTTGTACTTCCATATGAACTTTACCTATAACCGATTGGTTTAGTTCAGCCAGAAAAGTATCCATTCCGTGCTTTGATTCTTCTTCAGTAAGTGTTAATTCTTCCTCCAAAGAATTCACTTGAAAGTATATAGCATTTTGTCGTGCAATTTCTTTTGCATCTTGATTAAGAGCCTTTCTTAGTTTTAAGTTTTTCATAACTGTGGCTCCTCTTGCTTCACCTCCCCAAAACATCTCATATTCTGAGTTTTCGTATTGAGCTCCCGTATTCTTAATAAAATTAATTCCAGGTGTAGAAGTGCGATCACATAACAAAAGCATATGTTGCGATTTCCTCTTATTCCACTCATCTTGAACTAATGAAAACAAACGTTTGAAGACTCCCATTCTCCTAAAATCAGGATGAACCATCCCATTTACTTCTATTGTTTCGGAACCAAATTGACAGATCCCCATATAGCCTATAAGTTTTCCACCATCATAAAACATAAACTCGTTGATTTTATCCTTACCTATACTCTCGTTAAAAGATTTATTTAATTTGTAATCAAGTTCTAGTTTTAGTGTTACATGTTCTTTTTCAAGGCAGTATTCTCTTAATGTAAGTATATCTTCGTAATCTTCTCGATCTAATGAAGATTTTAGTTTTATAGATGGATTTATTATTGTTTTCATTCTATGTTAATTTCTCCCTTTTTATTTTTCTTACGTCGTCATTTCCTGTTTATTGGAGAAATGCCCTCTTTAGTTGAGGAAGTTTCTCTGAAAAGTTACTTATCAGAACTGTAGGTTACTAAATAGGGTAATAACAATGAAATTAAAAGAGCTACAAAAATCATTGATACTAAACTAATAGCAAAATAAAATTCGAGTTATCCTGATAAATTATATTCCTTGTTAGCATCATTGGTATTATTACTAATAAAGTGAGTCTTCCAAGGTTAGTTGACTTAAGCTCGGTCTCACATTCATCACAGTGTAGTTCCCTACTTTTAAAAAGTGATATGTAGGTTTTATTCCAGCCGAATTGATAGTTGCACACATTACATTTTGGTAGCATCATTAGATCCTCCTTGATTCGCAAAAGCCCATTTAATGGAATATGAAAATCTAGAATGGTTTTACTATTCAATGCAGTTCTAATACTACTCACCTTCAAAATAGGAAAAATCCACTTCTTTAACTACCAATTTCTTTTTAATACTGACACCAATATTATTTTCAATCATTAATTTTGCTAACTTTCGACCATCAATTAAAATGATTTTTTTACTTTCTAGCCGATCAGTGTATTCTTCAGCCCCTTTAGAAAAGCTAGAAGTAGTAATAAAGATGCCCTTCCTTGCTCCCTTTGCATCAAGTGCTCCTGAAAAACTCATTACATCAGGTCTGGTTACTGTATTTTCCCAACGTTTAGCTTGTAAATAAATATTATCAAGCCCTAATTTATCTTCCTTAATAATTCCATCAAGACCTCCATCATTAGTTTTTTCAGTAACTTCACCATCTCCATATCCCATAGAAGTTAAAAGTTCAACTACTATTGTTTCCAACCTTCTCCAATGGGCTTGTTTCAAATGCTCTATTAAATCATTTATTAAATCAGTTTCGATCTCCTGAACTTTATCAAGTATAATTTCAAATGGATCAACTACATTTTCTAACTCCTCTATTTCATCCACAATATCGTC
This Pseudalkalibacillus berkeleyi DNA region includes the following protein-coding sequences:
- a CDS encoding aminoglycoside phosphotransferase family protein translates to MEINVDLVRRLINEQFPKWSELDITPVRNGGNDNRTFHLGDYMSVRLPSSKNYVPQVEKEQKWLPILARELSLPISTPIAKGDPNQEYPFPWSIFKWLEGETLTPKNIRDFNQFARDLGAFLNEFQSVNANGGPLAGKHNFYRGGDLAIYDQETRDALDANTDTLNTSLLDEIWNLALSSKFFGHPVWVHGDMATGNILTRNGKLSAVIDFGILGVGDPSCDYVMAWTFFDDESRKEFKRTLNTDEETWNRARGWALWKALITYNWNRRSNKVIAEESYNIINIIQEDYELNQ
- a CDS encoding GNAT family N-acetyltransferase — its product is MLQTFETDRLILRERTLEDMENCVEMDRDLEVVKYIPEIVELINGPSSNQIKHKDFIRKRIETIYPKGLGYWTVESKDNDKKFIGWILLIPIDNIGPDIEIGWRLKQKYWGKGYATEAARVILQHALNNVELEKIVADIHYLNQGSKKVAKKIGLKLESPKEDNTNNYLRYSIYKNQQVLSKY
- a CDS encoding GNAT family N-acetyltransferase, whose product is MKTIINPSIKLKSSLDREDYEDILTLREYCLEKEHVTLKLELDYKLNKSFNESIGKDKINEFMFYDGGKLIGYMGICQFGSETIEVNGMVHPDFRRMGVFKRLFSLVQDEWNKRKSQHMLLLCDRTSTPGINFIKNTGAQYENSEYEMFWGGEARGATVMKNLKLRKALNQDAKEIARQNAIYFQVNSLEEELTLTEEESKHGMDTFLAELNQSVIGKVHMEVQSGVGGIYGLGVLPEYRGKGFGRDILMKAIEKLKEKQVQQIMLQVAVKNMNALNLYQSCGFKETSTMDYFKLTKK